The Rickettsiales bacterium genome includes a region encoding these proteins:
- a CDS encoding trimeric intracellular cation channel family protein produces MQSQSMYLASMIGSIAFAISGFLVGTKNKLDWIGLFMLSFLTANGGGIIRDMLVNRMPLALSSDEPFLIVFAVTILGTIFRLNRYSHVENNWLFVVCDAVGLVAFAITGALVASVIGAPFFGYIMLAFLTATGGAILRDILVNNIPEVLHSGFYGSIAILVAASIYFLDKIKVITPVDLLAIAIIGLLLRVLAYRYRWRLPKL; encoded by the coding sequence ATGCAGTCCCAATCAATGTATTTAGCGTCTATGATAGGCAGTATAGCGTTTGCTATTTCTGGATTTCTTGTAGGCACAAAAAATAAACTGGACTGGATAGGATTATTTATGCTGTCATTTTTAACAGCAAATGGCGGAGGCATTATCAGAGATATGCTTGTAAATCGTATGCCGTTAGCGCTATCTAGTGATGAACCATTTTTGATTGTTTTCGCGGTAACAATTTTAGGAACTATATTTAGGTTAAATCGTTATTCCCACGTTGAAAATAACTGGTTATTTGTTGTGTGTGACGCTGTTGGATTAGTCGCATTCGCAATTACAGGAGCATTGGTAGCTTCCGTAATAGGCGCTCCATTTTTTGGTTATATAATGTTAGCTTTTCTTACGGCGACAGGAGGGGCTATACTGCGTGACATCTTGGTAAACAATATCCCAGAAGTTCTTCATAGCGGATTTTACGGGAGTATCGCTATATTAGTAGCGGCTTCTATTTATTTTTTGGATAAAATTAAAGTTATTACTCCAGTTGATTTACTAGCGATCGCCATAATAGGTCTATTATTAAGGGTGTTAGCCTATCGTTACCGTTGGAGACTTCCTAAATTGTAA
- the lon gene encoding endopeptidase La has protein sequence MQDKISSDTFPILPLRDIVVFPSMVVPLFVGREKSVRALEEVVKNNGKILLVTQKSGTIDEPSKNDIYHVGTIGNILQLLRLPDGTVKVLVEGVRRARIKEFLTDSDYFQVVAETINENPGNVEETDAMFRTVIGQFEQYVKLNKKIQPETIGTVSKITDPSLLADTIAAHMSVDINEKQKILEMLTVTERLEHIFSLMESEISVLNTERRIRSRVKRQMEKTQREYYLNEQMKAIQKELGEGEDGKDEIGELEEKVKKLKISKEGKEKALGELKKLRSMSAMSAEASVIRNYIDWIISIPWKKPTRIISDLKNAQDVLDTDHYGLEKVKERTLEYLAVQQRMKQVKGQVLCLVGPPGVGKTSLAKSIARATGRNFVRISLGGVRDEAEIRGHRRTYIGSMPGKIIQSMKKAKSSNPLFLLDEIDKLGSDFRGDPASALLEVLDPEQNKSFNDHYLELDYDLSDVMFVATANSYNMPRPLLDRLEIIKISGYTEDEKLNIAKRYLIPKTIKSHGIKRGEWSISDEALRETIRYYTRESGVRNLEREISNMTRKAVKNILLEDKKSIKVTASNLNKFAGVRKYSYGEAEKEDMVGVVTGLAWTEVGGDLLLIEAVTMPGKGKNSTTGKLGDVMQESVQAAISYVRSRSLSFGIIPPVFQTTDIHVHVPEGATPKDGPSAGIAMTTAIVSVLTGIPVKKNVAMTGEVTLRGRVLAIGGLKEKLLAALRGGITTVLIPQENVKDLEEIPENVKKGLDIIPVSTVDEVLKEALTATTEAVEWTDPKLKESNNGTVITGNDDKSGVITH, from the coding sequence ATGCAGGACAAAATCTCTTCTGACACTTTTCCAATTCTTCCCCTTCGCGATATAGTGGTGTTTCCTTCTATGGTAGTTCCTCTTTTCGTTGGACGTGAGAAATCAGTGCGCGCTTTGGAGGAAGTAGTTAAGAATAACGGGAAAATACTGCTAGTAACCCAAAAAAGTGGTACTATAGACGAGCCAAGTAAAAATGATATATATCATGTAGGAACTATAGGTAATATTTTGCAATTATTAAGATTGCCTGATGGAACTGTTAAAGTCTTGGTTGAGGGAGTAAGGCGGGCTAGAATAAAAGAGTTTCTAACGGATAGTGATTATTTTCAGGTTGTCGCGGAAACAATTAATGAAAACCCAGGTAACGTTGAGGAAACAGATGCCATGTTCCGCACCGTAATCGGACAGTTTGAGCAATATGTTAAACTAAATAAAAAAATTCAGCCAGAAACTATAGGTACCGTAAGCAAAATAACAGATCCTAGTTTGCTTGCCGATACGATTGCCGCTCATATGTCGGTTGACATAAACGAGAAACAAAAAATACTTGAGATGCTTACAGTAACTGAGCGTCTTGAGCATATTTTTTCTCTTATGGAGAGTGAAATATCTGTTCTTAATACTGAAAGGCGTATTCGTTCACGGGTTAAGAGGCAGATGGAAAAAACCCAACGAGAGTATTATCTGAATGAGCAAATGAAGGCTATTCAAAAAGAGCTTGGTGAGGGTGAGGATGGGAAAGATGAAATCGGTGAGCTGGAAGAGAAGGTAAAAAAACTTAAAATTTCTAAAGAAGGTAAAGAAAAAGCTCTCGGTGAGTTGAAAAAACTACGCTCTATGAGCGCTATGTCAGCGGAAGCTTCAGTAATTAGGAATTATATTGACTGGATTATCTCTATCCCTTGGAAAAAGCCTACTCGTATAATAAGTGATCTAAAAAACGCGCAAGATGTTCTGGATACCGACCATTATGGTCTTGAGAAGGTAAAAGAACGTACGTTGGAATATCTAGCAGTTCAGCAGCGCATGAAACAGGTAAAAGGTCAGGTATTATGTTTGGTAGGACCTCCTGGTGTCGGTAAAACCTCACTCGCGAAATCTATAGCTCGCGCTACTGGTCGCAATTTTGTGCGTATCTCACTAGGCGGAGTTCGTGATGAGGCTGAGATAAGAGGACACAGACGTACCTATATCGGCTCTATGCCCGGCAAGATAATTCAATCAATGAAAAAAGCGAAATCAAGTAATCCACTCTTCTTGTTGGATGAAATAGATAAGCTTGGCTCCGATTTTCGTGGTGATCCAGCTTCCGCTCTGCTTGAGGTTCTTGATCCTGAACAGAATAAATCTTTCAATGACCATTATCTTGAACTTGATTATGATTTATCTGATGTGATGTTTGTGGCGACTGCCAATTCGTACAATATGCCGCGCCCATTGCTAGACCGTCTTGAGATAATAAAGATTTCTGGCTATACTGAGGATGAGAAGCTCAACATAGCTAAACGATATTTAATCCCTAAAACTATAAAATCGCATGGTATAAAAAGGGGAGAGTGGTCAATTTCTGATGAGGCTTTACGTGAGACTATTAGGTATTATACCAGAGAGTCAGGGGTACGTAATTTAGAAAGAGAAATTTCTAATATGACCAGAAAAGCAGTCAAAAATATCCTATTGGAAGATAAAAAATCTATAAAAGTAACAGCCTCAAACCTTAATAAATTTGCTGGAGTACGCAAATATTCATATGGTGAAGCTGAAAAAGAGGATATGGTTGGGGTAGTAACTGGTCTTGCCTGGACTGAGGTTGGTGGTGATTTGTTGCTCATAGAAGCTGTAACTATGCCGGGTAAAGGAAAGAACTCCACAACAGGAAAACTTGGCGATGTTATGCAAGAATCGGTACAAGCGGCGATTTCTTACGTGCGTTCTCGTTCGCTTAGTTTTGGTATAATTCCACCGGTATTTCAGACTACTGACATCCATGTCCATGTGCCAGAGGGCGCTACCCCTAAAGATGGTCCTTCAGCCGGTATAGCTATGACAACTGCTATTGTATCAGTTCTGACCGGTATTCCTGTAAAGAAAAATGTGGCGATGACCGGAGAGGTTACCTTAAGAGGAAGGGTTCTGGCTATTGGTGGTCTTAAGGAAAAGTTACTAGCGGCTCTTAGGGGAGGTATTACCACTGTTCTTATACCACAGGAGAATGTTAAAGATCTTGAGGAAATCCCAGAAAATGTTAAAAAAGGTCTTGATATTATACCAGTTTCTACCGTTGATGAGGTGTTAAAAGAGGCGCTTACCGCCACTACTGAAGCAGTGGAATGGACAGATCCTAAGCTTAAAGAGTCCAATAATGGAACTGTCATTACCGGAAATGATGATAAATCAGGTGTTATAACCCATTAG